One Acidobacteriota bacterium genomic window, GTGAGCCGGAAGACGCTGTCGGCAATCCTGAACGGCCGCGCGGGCATTTCCCCGGAAATGGCCATCCGTTTGTCCTTGGCCTTCAACACGACCGCCGAGAGCTGGCTGAACCAGCAAGTCCAGTACGACT contains:
- a CDS encoding HigA family addiction module antitoxin, translated to VSRKTLSAILNGRAGISPEMAIRLSLAFNTTAESWLNQQVQYDLWHADRNRKNFHVRRLVAA